A part of Cupriavidus sp. D39 genomic DNA contains:
- a CDS encoding BON domain-containing protein, with protein sequence MKIPARTLRMTCVAAALAAATGGAFALDTGGFMRVAADTTLAVPPVLVPGVPARAEGDRDQQPAATTEMTDKATQSVSDSAITTKVKTKLLATKDLRSTGIHVKTKDGTVDLSGSVPTKEQHQLAVDATRSVEGVSSVTDKLKVLPR encoded by the coding sequence ATGAAAATTCCTGCACGTACCCTGCGCATGACTTGTGTCGCCGCTGCGCTGGCGGCAGCTACCGGCGGCGCGTTTGCGCTCGATACAGGCGGCTTCATGCGCGTGGCCGCCGACACCACCCTGGCTGTGCCACCCGTCTTGGTCCCTGGCGTGCCGGCACGCGCCGAGGGTGACCGCGACCAGCAGCCTGCGGCCACCACGGAAATGACCGACAAGGCCACACAATCCGTCAGCGACAGCGCCATTACAACCAAGGTGAAGACCAAGCTGCTTGCCACCAAGGACCTGAGGTCCACGGGCATTCACGTGAAGACCAAGGACGGCACAGTCGACCTGAGCGGCTCGGTGCCGACGAAGGAACAGCACCAGCTCGCAGTCGATGCCACGCGTAGCGTTGAGGGCGTGAGTTCAGTGACCGACAAACTGAAGGTGCTACCGCGCTAG
- a CDS encoding DUF2188 domain-containing protein, with the protein MTTHANVHVVPQGNGRNVKREGATRASSHHKLQTEAVAVAKALAQYDKVALMVHGLDGKIRLRNNYGNDPRDVKG; encoded by the coding sequence ATGACCACTCATGCCAATGTCCACGTCGTTCCACAGGGCAACGGCAGGAACGTTAAGCGCGAGGGCGCCACGCGCGCCAGCTCGCATCACAAGCTCCAGACAGAGGCTGTCGCCGTCGCCAAGGCGCTTGCCCAGTACGACAAGGTGGCGCTAATGGTGCATGGCCTGGACGGCAAGATCCGACTGCGCAACAACTACGGCAACGATCCGCGCGACGTCAAAGGCTGA
- a CDS encoding MipA/OmpV family protein gives MGLAAAALSARAQTPSPLAEWQYSAGVPLEKLFGAKVPDWQVEVGAAASLRPYYEGTERYHVLAGPSFDIRYRDLFFVSTGEGIGVNLLRADHWRAGVAIGYNLGRRMADDPGRLNGLGNINFAVETKLFGEYVVSASFPLVVRIDVRRSLGGTDGWIGDIGAYLPLPGSSERFFWFAGPTVTFGDARYMSRWFGVTSAQATRSGYPQYKADAGLKSYGAGISAIWFFREHWFVTGDVAVGQLAGSAAHSPITQKATNTVVDLSLHYQY, from the coding sequence GTGGGCCTAGCGGCTGCCGCTTTGAGCGCTCGCGCGCAGACACCGTCGCCGCTGGCCGAGTGGCAATATTCGGCCGGGGTGCCGCTGGAGAAACTGTTCGGGGCCAAGGTGCCCGACTGGCAGGTCGAGGTCGGAGCCGCCGCCAGCCTGCGACCGTACTACGAAGGTACCGAGCGCTATCACGTGCTCGCGGGCCCTAGCTTCGATATCCGCTACCGCGACCTGTTCTTTGTTTCTACCGGCGAGGGCATCGGCGTAAACCTGCTGCGGGCGGACCACTGGCGTGCGGGGGTGGCGATAGGCTACAACCTGGGCCGGCGCATGGCCGACGATCCCGGCCGTCTCAACGGACTCGGCAACATCAATTTTGCGGTGGAGACCAAGCTCTTTGGCGAGTATGTGGTGTCGGCGTCATTCCCCTTGGTGGTGCGCATCGATGTGCGGCGCAGCCTGGGCGGCACCGACGGCTGGATCGGCGATATCGGCGCCTACCTGCCGCTGCCCGGCAGCTCGGAGCGCTTTTTCTGGTTTGCCGGCCCTACCGTCACCTTCGGTGATGCGCGCTACATGAGCCGGTGGTTCGGCGTCACCTCGGCTCAGGCGACGCGCTCGGGCTATCCGCAATACAAGGCCGATGCGGGCCTCAAGTCATACGGCGCGGGCATCTCCGCGATCTGGTTCTTTCGCGAGCATTGGTTCGTCACCGGCGACGTCGCAGTCGGACAACTCGCCGGTTCGGCGGCGCACAGTCCGATCACGCAGAAGGCGACCAATACGGTCGTCGATCTTTCGCTGCACTACCAATACTGA
- a CDS encoding flagellar brake protein: protein MSLKNPNAKRQPNSTQAPSDGPLDDRHRLTRPMQISAVLLDLAWLKCVVRLSARDSYKIATTLLKVDPVSCTFIFDGCRTDAERDLLLTSDQIAVSAVLRDVRIDFVIGRPSLIKYQGGPACAATFPSQLYHFERRRQPRARPHAAMGYRSELHTPDDHLLTLDIADLSLSGVGLRSKGMCTDRLPMGTILQKCRLDFRNQGELEFDLQVVGHGLAWEGQRAMHHIGCTFVALAPGQQTFLQRLVYHIELAGRE, encoded by the coding sequence GTGAGCCTCAAAAATCCCAATGCCAAGCGCCAACCGAATAGCACGCAAGCGCCAAGCGATGGCCCATTGGATGATCGCCACCGATTGACCCGTCCCATGCAAATCAGTGCAGTGCTGCTCGATCTCGCTTGGCTGAAGTGCGTTGTTCGACTAAGCGCGCGCGACAGCTACAAGATTGCCACCACCTTGCTGAAGGTTGACCCCGTATCCTGTACCTTCATCTTCGACGGATGCCGCACGGATGCCGAGCGGGATTTGCTGCTGACATCGGACCAGATTGCCGTCTCCGCTGTGCTGCGCGATGTCAGGATTGACTTCGTCATCGGCAGACCATCCCTGATCAAGTATCAGGGCGGCCCGGCCTGCGCCGCAACCTTTCCATCTCAGCTCTATCATTTCGAGCGCCGCCGCCAGCCCCGCGCACGACCGCACGCCGCTATGGGCTACCGCTCTGAGCTTCATACGCCCGACGACCACCTTCTGACGCTGGATATCGCCGACCTCTCCCTGTCCGGTGTGGGCCTTCGCTCCAAGGGTATGTGTACGGACCGGTTACCGATGGGAACGATCTTGCAGAAGTGCAGGCTCGACTTTCGCAACCAGGGCGAACTGGAATTTGACCTCCAGGTAGTCGGGCACGGGCTAGCCTGGGAAGGCCAGCGTGCCATGCATCACATCGGCTGCACCTTTGTCGCGCTCGCGCCCGGTCAGCAGACCTTCCTCCAGCGCTTGGTCTACCACATCGAACTGGCGGGCCGCGAATGA
- a CDS encoding response regulator, translating to MNIKCNVLIVDDHHLLRSGLRSMIAGLAEYNVVGEAKDGREACQLAISLRPDLVLTELSMPGMAAIEAIAAIKRRTPGIRIIALTVHQGDEYVREALRAGIDGYVLKDAVFEELVAAMGAVMQGKKHLSSEIYGHLVESFVSGHEASAEKNALDILSARERSVLKLVAEGRSNRQVGQYLNLSPKTIEKYRGSLMRKLGISNLTGLVLIAINMGLITSLAKKYYAHRSDTLPLTLGNGEPNEKWRDGDASSDSLIDSATRSQGGA from the coding sequence ATGAATATAAAATGCAACGTATTGATTGTTGACGACCATCATCTCTTGCGATCAGGCTTGCGCTCGATGATAGCCGGCTTGGCGGAGTACAACGTCGTAGGCGAAGCCAAGGACGGGCGGGAAGCGTGTCAACTTGCTATCTCGCTGCGCCCGGATCTAGTATTGACGGAGTTGTCGATGCCTGGTATGGCTGCCATCGAGGCAATCGCCGCGATAAAGCGCCGCACGCCAGGCATTCGCATCATTGCACTCACTGTTCATCAAGGCGATGAATACGTCCGGGAGGCGCTGCGTGCGGGCATCGATGGCTATGTACTGAAAGACGCCGTATTTGAAGAGCTTGTTGCGGCGATGGGCGCTGTGATGCAAGGGAAGAAGCATCTAAGTTCAGAAATATATGGACATTTGGTCGAATCGTTTGTAAGTGGCCATGAAGCTTCAGCCGAAAAAAATGCCTTGGATATTCTTTCCGCACGGGAGCGAAGTGTACTGAAGTTGGTCGCCGAAGGTCGCTCCAATCGGCAGGTTGGGCAATATTTGAATCTCAGTCCCAAAACGATCGAAAAATATCGCGGCAGTCTGATGCGTAAATTGGGGATATCAAATTTGACTGGATTGGTACTGATAGCCATCAATATGGGCCTGATCACCTCTCTGGCCAAGAAGTACTACGCCCACCGCAGCGACACGTTGCCACTAACGCTTGGCAATGGAGAGCCTAATGAAAAATGGAGGGACGGCGATGCGAGTTCGGACAGTTTGATTGATAGTGCTACTAGAAGCCAAGGCGGGGCCTAG
- a CDS encoding GNAT family N-acetyltransferase: MRNVQIRAAGQTDWPAIADVLECCGLPSDVVDQALCVFHIAVLGERVVGCACSEQYGETVVVRSIGVLQEYRDHQIATHLIGSVLTRARADGCTKAVLIIAGHLGVRHHCDFSFTELECMPEEVRLSKALMRRFGGWRTLKIPTD, from the coding sequence ATGAGAAACGTGCAGATCAGGGCAGCAGGACAAACTGATTGGCCCGCCATTGCAGATGTCCTCGAATGTTGTGGATTGCCTAGCGACGTCGTCGACCAGGCACTGTGCGTCTTTCATATCGCTGTATTGGGCGAGCGCGTAGTAGGTTGCGCTTGTTCTGAGCAATATGGAGAGACGGTCGTCGTCCGATCGATCGGTGTGCTCCAAGAGTATCGCGACCATCAAATCGCGACTCACCTTATCGGCAGCGTACTGACGCGCGCTCGCGCAGATGGTTGTACCAAAGCGGTACTCATCATCGCTGGCCATCTCGGCGTCCGTCATCACTGCGATTTTTCGTTTACAGAGCTTGAATGTATGCCTGAGGAAGTAAGGCTATCCAAAGCGCTCATGCGAAGATTCGGCGGGTGGAGGACACTTAAAATTCCGACCGACTAG
- a CDS encoding DUF6496 domain-containing protein: MPRASSIAQARADKRAGKAPTTQAGHFVHDEIEAVRRGKHGVRSAKQAIAIGLSEARRAGVDVPPKKDATRAGTKSAGTKSMPAKSAAMGGDDKATPRRASSESKATRARAALEALKREGTAGASRQALSAQSKRAASTRTAADRSASAKKAAITKGAAGRSEAARKAARTRATRKQAGR, translated from the coding sequence ATGCCAAGGGCATCGAGCATAGCGCAAGCCAGGGCAGATAAGCGGGCGGGCAAGGCGCCGACCACCCAGGCCGGCCATTTCGTTCACGACGAGATCGAAGCCGTGCGCCGGGGTAAGCACGGCGTGCGCTCGGCCAAGCAGGCCATCGCGATCGGTTTGTCGGAGGCACGCCGCGCCGGCGTTGATGTGCCGCCGAAGAAGGACGCTACAAGGGCGGGGACCAAGTCCGCGGGCACTAAGTCAATGCCTGCCAAGTCCGCCGCCATGGGTGGCGACGACAAAGCGACGCCGCGACGGGCTAGTTCAGAAAGCAAGGCTACGCGCGCCCGCGCTGCGCTTGAGGCACTCAAGCGGGAGGGCACAGCCGGTGCTTCGCGTCAGGCGCTGTCCGCTCAGTCCAAGCGAGCGGCAAGCACACGCACTGCGGCGGATCGTTCAGCGTCCGCCAAGAAGGCCGCCATCACCAAGGGGGCGGCTGGCCGTTCCGAAGCGGCCCGCAAGGCCGCGCGCACGCGGGCAACGAGAAAGCAGGCAGGGCGCTAG
- a CDS encoding acyl-CoA dehydrogenase, whose protein sequence is MLSSLLGRLLMPAFTDALPKIGETERAALESGTVGFEGCFFEGKVDFARLAAIPAEQLTEEEQAFLAQRVPELCGMLDDFAIDEAHDLPAEVWHYLRKHRFFGMIIPRAYGGLEFGHTAHAAVVTRIASVNIAAAVTVMVPNSLGPSELLVHYGTEAQKDHYLPRLARCEDLPCFALTSPYAGSDAAAIPDIGVLTQREWNGAMTEGFALTFSKRYITLAPVATVVGLAFNAVDPTRPAGTQQLGITCALIPVPHPGLHIGARHRPMNSAFMNGPVQGEDMFIPLDWVIGGSNNIGRGWRMLMECLAAGRGISLPAVGAALQQTSLYVANGYARLRNQFGLPIQRFPSIAAPLAEMAIDLYATDSARRLTTSTLDQGEQPSVASAILKYHLTEAGRRAINHGMDILGGKAICAGPSNLLSTAYRHVPISITVEGANILTHALIIFGQGAVRCHPYALKEIQAVEQRNVIALGDAVLGHGGHLLHCFWGSLAHASRVGNVPPRFEHEARKIARLAAKFAFTTDICMGVLGGKLKRLELLSSRLGDALSHLYMACACLWRYAGQPEVELDPIVRGAIRHQIWLASEALHGVYDNVSNPVLRIAGKIALQGLSPIHRLRDSEKLAIADSLGDPRVIRRLCPDIGMPRAGGLRDLHDLLALAQELGEKESQRLAGEIRQLKTLAEIAATSSAPKALAFLRALDKVIQVDSFPADGAARPPHVS, encoded by the coding sequence ATGCTGTCATCCCTGCTCGGAAGGCTCCTGATGCCTGCGTTCACCGATGCCCTGCCGAAGATCGGCGAGACGGAACGCGCCGCACTGGAGTCCGGAACGGTCGGCTTTGAAGGCTGCTTCTTTGAAGGCAAGGTCGATTTCGCAAGGCTTGCAGCGATTCCGGCCGAGCAATTGACTGAGGAGGAGCAGGCCTTTCTCGCACAGCGCGTACCGGAGTTGTGCGGGATGCTCGACGACTTCGCGATTGACGAGGCGCACGATCTGCCGGCGGAAGTCTGGCACTATCTGCGAAAACATCGATTCTTCGGCATGATCATTCCACGCGCCTATGGCGGACTCGAGTTCGGCCATACCGCTCATGCCGCGGTCGTGACGCGCATCGCCAGTGTCAACATCGCTGCAGCGGTGACTGTCATGGTGCCGAACTCGCTCGGCCCGTCCGAGCTGCTGGTGCATTACGGTACCGAGGCACAGAAGGACCACTACCTGCCGCGCCTGGCACGTTGCGAGGATCTGCCATGCTTTGCACTGACCTCTCCGTATGCCGGCTCGGACGCCGCCGCAATTCCAGATATCGGGGTGTTGACGCAGCGCGAATGGAACGGCGCTATGACCGAGGGCTTTGCGCTGACCTTTTCCAAGCGCTACATCACGCTGGCGCCGGTAGCTACGGTGGTCGGCCTTGCTTTCAACGCCGTCGACCCGACCCGGCCCGCTGGCACGCAGCAATTGGGCATTACTTGCGCGCTGATCCCGGTGCCGCATCCGGGTCTGCATATTGGGGCACGCCATAGGCCGATGAACAGTGCGTTCATGAATGGCCCGGTGCAGGGGGAAGATATGTTCATTCCACTTGACTGGGTCATCGGCGGCAGTAACAACATTGGCAGGGGCTGGCGCATGTTGATGGAGTGCCTGGCTGCCGGCCGGGGGATATCGCTGCCTGCGGTCGGCGCCGCGTTGCAGCAAACCTCGCTGTATGTCGCCAACGGCTATGCTCGGCTGCGCAATCAGTTCGGTCTGCCAATTCAGCGCTTTCCCAGCATCGCCGCACCATTGGCGGAAATGGCCATTGATCTGTATGCCACCGATTCTGCGCGGCGGCTAACGACCAGCACGCTCGATCAAGGCGAACAGCCCAGCGTCGCCAGCGCCATCCTGAAATACCATCTGACGGAAGCGGGCCGCCGCGCGATCAACCATGGCATGGACATTCTGGGCGGCAAAGCGATCTGCGCCGGCCCGTCCAATCTGCTGTCGACCGCCTACCGTCATGTGCCTATCTCCATCACCGTTGAAGGGGCCAATATCCTAACGCACGCGCTGATCATCTTCGGTCAGGGCGCCGTGCGCTGCCATCCCTATGCGCTGAAGGAAATCCAGGCAGTCGAACAACGCAACGTCATTGCGCTCGGCGACGCTGTGCTCGGGCATGGCGGTCACTTGTTGCACTGTTTCTGGGGCAGTCTGGCCCATGCGTCGCGGGTGGGCAATGTCCCACCGCGATTCGAGCACGAGGCGCGCAAGATTGCCCGGCTTGCCGCCAAGTTCGCCTTCACCACCGACATTTGCATGGGGGTACTCGGAGGCAAGCTGAAGCGGCTGGAACTGCTGTCGTCGCGGCTGGGCGATGCACTATCTCATCTTTACATGGCATGCGCCTGCTTGTGGCGCTACGCCGGGCAACCGGAGGTCGAACTCGATCCCATCGTGCGTGGCGCCATCCGGCACCAGATCTGGCTCGCCAGCGAAGCCTTGCATGGAGTTTATGACAACGTATCCAATCCAGTGTTGAGGATAGCCGGCAAGATCGCGCTACAGGGACTCAGCCCAATCCACCGCCTGCGCGATTCGGAAAAGCTTGCGATTGCTGATTCACTCGGCGATCCGCGGGTCATCCGGCGGCTGTGTCCGGATATCGGAATGCCAAGGGCAGGGGGCCTGCGCGATTTGCATGATTTGCTGGCGCTGGCGCAGGAACTCGGCGAAAAGGAGAGCCAGCGCCTGGCCGGCGAAATTCGCCAGCTCAAAACGCTTGCGGAAATCGCCGCCACCTCTTCTGCTCCAAAGGCACTCGCCTTCCTGCGCGCGCTTGACAAAGTGATCCAGGTGGACAGCTTCCCCGCGGACGGGGCGGCTCGACCGCCTCACGTCTCATAG
- a CDS encoding BON domain-containing protein, which translates to MKSTSHTLRRTCLAAALAAVAGGAFALDSGGFMRIAADTTTTQAAPMNSAPGTPGRAEGDREQRPAAANAMSADKAEQVVDDSTITTKVKTKLLATKDLKSTGIHVKTKNGTVNLSGSVPTKEQHQLAVDATRSVEGVSSVNDQLKVLSR; encoded by the coding sequence ATGAAAAGCACTTCACATACCTTGCGTAGGACTTGCCTCGCTGCCGCCCTGGCAGCTGTAGCCGGCGGCGCGTTCGCGCTCGATAGCGGCGGCTTCATGCGCATTGCCGCCGACACCACCACCACCCAAGCGGCGCCGATGAACTCCGCGCCTGGCACGCCGGGCCGCGCAGAGGGCGACCGCGAGCAGCGGCCTGCCGCCGCCAACGCCATGAGCGCGGACAAGGCAGAGCAGGTGGTCGACGACAGCACCATCACGACCAAGGTCAAGACCAAGCTGCTGGCAACTAAGGACCTCAAGTCCACGGGCATTCATGTGAAGACGAAGAACGGCACGGTCAACCTGAGCGGCTCGGTGCCCACGAAGGAGCAGCATCAGCTCGCGGTGGATGCCACACGTAGCGTGGAAGGCGTCAGTTCGGTGAACGACCAACTGAAGGTACTGTCGCGCTAA